From the Coregonus clupeaformis isolate EN_2021a unplaced genomic scaffold, ASM2061545v1 scaf0263, whole genome shotgun sequence genome, the window tacttatttctgttgtatttttgactttgttttgttttaccccatatgtaactctgtgttgttgtttttatcgcactgctttgctttatcttggccaggtcgcagttgtaaatgagaacttgttctcaactggcttacctggttaaataaaggtgaaataaaaaataaataaaaattgacttgcctggttaaatacaggttgaaaaataaataatcccCAGCTGCAGGCTGTTGGTTTTTCTGTAATTCAGTAGAGAGCCATTATTTCCCAGTCCTGACTCAAATGTTTATGTTTATGCAAAGCTCCATTGACGTCAATACTTTATTCACACCATTGTGTGAATTTTGTGAGGATGTGCCCCAAGTCTGTGGTATCCAGTGTGCATCTGACAAAACTACTGTACCCCTGCTGACCATACATGGTATTACCCCATCTGACAAAACTACTGTACCCCCACTGACCATATATGGTATTACCCCATCTGACAAAACTACTGTACCCCTGCTGACCATATATGGTATTACCCCATCTGACAAAACTACTGTACCCCTGCTGACCATATATGGTATTACCCCATCTGACAAAATGACTGTACCCCCGCTGACCATATATGGTATTACCCCATCTGACAAAACTACTGTACCCCTGCTGACCATATATGGTATTACCCCATCTGACAAAACTACTGTACCCCTGCCGACCATACATGGTATTACCCCATCTGACAAAACTACTGTTCCCCTGCTGACCATATATGGTATTACCCCATCTGACAAAACTACTGTACCCCTGCTGACCATACATGGTATTACCCCATCTGACAAAACTACTGTACCCCTGCTGACCATACATGGTATTACCCCATCTGACAAAACTACTGTACCCCTGCTGACCATACATGGTATTACCCCATCTGACAAAACTACTGTACCCCTGCTGACCATACATGGTATTACCCCATCTGACAAAACTACTGTACCCCTGCTGACCATACATGGTATTACCCCATCTGACAAAACTACTGTACCCCTGCTGACCATACATGGTATTACCCCATCTGACAAAACTACTGTACCCCCGCTGACCATATATGGTATTACCCCATCTGACAAAACTACTGTACCCCGGCTGACCATATATGGTATTACCCCATCTGACAAAACTACTGTACCCCCGCTGACCATATATGGTATTACCCCATCTGACAAAACTACTGTACCCCTGCTGACCATATATGGTATTACCCCATCTGACAAAACTACTGTACCCCTGCTGACCATATATGGTATTACCCCATCTGACAAAACTACTGTACCCCTGCTGACCATATATGGTATTACCCCATCTGACAAAACTACTGTACCCCCGCTGACCATACATGGTATTACCCCATCTGACAAAACTACTGTACCCCTGCTGACCATATATGGTATTACCCCATCTGACAAAACTACTGTACCCCTGCTGACCATACATGGTATTACCCCATCTGACAAAACTACTGTACCCCTGCTGACCATACATGGTATTACCCCAAAGTGTTCTCAGTTGGACTCAGTTACAGTATAGTGACTCAGTTGGATTCACTCGGTTGGACTCAGTCGGTTGGACTCAGTCAGTTGGACTCAGTCGGTTGGACTCAGTTTAGGTCAGTTAATATAATAACATAATAAtgtatgctatttagcagacgcttttatccaaagcgacttacagtgatgcgtgcatacatttctcaTATGGGTGGCCTCAGcagaaatcgaacccacaatatatatatatacttttatccattttattgaattttaaaacatacaatctacctgaagtgaagccgctcaacatttacattacattcagtcatctagcagacactcccatccagcgcgacccacagaagcaaccagggtcaagtGCCCCgcccaagggcacatcgacagatctcccaccaagtcgaatcggggacccgaaccagcgacctctcggccaccggcccaagctcTCAACTGCCAGGCCACCAACCATCCAAGGTCCCCCCACAGTTCCCCCAtgagagctgcccctcaacccaCAATCTTTAGTGTTGAAAGctccatgctctacaaactgagccacacaggaccactgtTGGAGTCAGTTGTGGTCAGTTGGACTCGGTTAGTTGGACTCGGTTAGAGTCAGTTGGACTCAGTTGTAGTCAGTTGGACTCAGTTGTAGTCAGTTGGACTCAGATGTAGTCAGTAGGACTCAGTTGTAGTCAGTTGGACTCGGTCAGTTGTAGTCAGTTGTAGTCGGTTGTAGTCAGTAGGACTCGGTTGTAGTCAGTTGGTCTCAGTTGAGTCAGTTAGTTGTAGTCAGTAGGTTGTTTTAGTATTGTCACACTGTTGACCCTCTTATACTTCCTCATATTGTGTTGTGCCATGAGGCTTGAGCCATTATGTTTATTGGACAGGATAGAGATACAGAAATAGGAAATAGATCAGAGTTTGACCGCTCCAGCACCCCAGGCTGTTTTTGTAAAGGAGTGGGCCATTTAACCACTTTCACTTATACTGTCTTTCACTTATTCTGTGTACTGACTGAGTTAGTGGATACTTCCTCAAGTGAAACCGTTGAAATCAGATACCAAGTGATTCATAGAGTTAATAGAGTTCCAATGTGTTTATTTAAATTATTTATCTTCATGGTATGGACATTATCAGTATAGTGATGTCACGTTATAAGGACActttattcattattttatttaagGGGTTGCcatggagacggagagagagcagCTTATTCGGCACTGGTCGTCAAGGAGACGCTGTAAATAACAGACACtcaggagagaacacacacacacctatctatcGTCCACGGGGGAGTTGACCCCGTCTAGACAGGTGGAAGGCATTGTCatcctgtagtgtgtgtgtgtccgtgtgcgtgcacgtgtgtgttttGCAGAGCTGCTCTGTTCTAGATAATGAACCATACAAACAACTCTACATCCCATCACAAGCTGTTAAACAGCTAACCCGTTACAGTGCTCTGTTCACTGTAAGTAACCTGTAGCAACAACGGGGTGATTAAGCTGTTAAACAGCTAACCCGTTACAGTACTCTGTTCACTGTAAGTAACCTGTagcaacaacagggtgatcaaatgaagatcctacacctgtaacCTGTAGCAACAACGGGGTGATTAAGCTGTTAAACAGCTAACCCGTTACAGTGCTCTGTTCACTGTAAGTAACCTGTAGCAACAACATTGACACACTACTCGACCACTCAACCACTTATCGGTTTTcgggtcacggaggagagaggtcagaggagagagggtggagaacaAACTTTTGCACAAATGAGAAAAGgccagagggggacagagagagacagagagagagggacagagagagagggacagagagggacagacagagagggacagacagagagggacagacagagagggacagacagagagagacagagagagacagagagagagagacagagagagacagagagagagagacagagagagacagagagagagggacagagagagacagacagagagggacagagagagagggacagagagggacagacagagagagagggacagagagagagggacagagagagagggacagagagagagggacagagagagggacagagagagagggacagagaaagagggacagagagagacagacagagagggacagagagagatggacagagagagagagagacggacagagagaaaaagagtgagagaaagagagtgtgaaaGTGACCGATATGCACGGCCCCTGATTGCGTTGTTACCCTGTGTTCCCATGCAGGTTTGATGGCGGATATGGAGGACAAGcctgtgggagaggaggaggacgagaCAGACCTGAACTACACTCCTCCGGCCCAGAAGACCCTGCAGGAGATACAGGAACTAGACAAGGATGATGAGAGTCTCAGGAAATACAAACAGACTCTACTAGGAGCTGGACCAGTTGTGGGAGGtcagtgtgtgttactgtgtgtgtgtgtgtctgtgtgtgcttccTAGCAATTGACATGGAATCGCTTCTCTTGCAAGACCACAGTAATACTAGTACTGCACCCTGCATCAAAGACCACAGTAATACTAGTACTGCACCCTGCATCAAAGACCACAGTAATACTAGTACTGGACCCTGCATCACATCAAAGACCACAGTAATATTAGTACTGGACCCTGCATCAAAGACCACATTCATACTAGTACTGGACCCTGCATCAAAGACCACAGTAATACTAGTACTGGACCCTGCATCAAAGACCACAGTAATACTAGTACTGGACCCTGCATCAAAGACCACAGTAATACTAGTACTGGACCCTGCATCAAAGACCACAGTAATACTAGTACTGGACCCTGCATCAAAGACCACAGTAATACTAGAACTGGACCCTGCATCAAAGACCACAGTAATACTAGTACTGCACCCTGCATCATGTCATCTAGTCATCTTGTGTGTATCATTTACCACTATCTAATAGAGTTGATTCACCCTGGTATCTAGTGTTATTGCTGCTTTAATAATAGCTCTCACTCAATATTATGACCAGAACCCCCCCCTTCTGaaccatctctctgtgtgtgtttttcagaCCCGACCATTCCTAATCTCCAGGTCACCAGACTGACCCTGATGTGTGACCAAGCACCTGGTCCTATCACCATGGACCTCTCAGGTAAATACCActcctttatccctggtcctatcACCATGGAGGTCTCAGGTAAATACCActcctttatccctggtcctatcACCATGGACCTCTCAGGTAAATACCActcctttatccctggtcctatcACCATGGACCTCTCAGGTAAATACCACTCCTTtatttctctctttatctctatctATCATTTTCTCTATCATATCTCTccaccatctctccatccctccacccctccagtgtagtgagaggtggctccaatatgaatgaattcagtgcagtggggtgtggctccaatatgaatgcattcagtgcagtggggtgtggctccaatatgaatgaattcagtgtagtgtgatgtggctccaatatgaatgaattcagtgtagtgggatgtggctccaatatgaatgaattcagtgtagtgggatatggctccaatatgaatgaattcagtgtagtgggatgtggctccaatatgaatgaattcagtgtagtgggatgtggctccaatatgaatgaattcagtgtagtgggctgtggctccaatatgaatgaattcagtgtagtggtcctctgtagctcaactggtagagcacggcgcttgaaacgccaaggtagtgggttcgagccctgggaccacccatacacaaaaatgaatgcatgcatgactgtaagtcgctttggataaaagcgtctgctaaatggcatattattatattattattattagtgggctgtggctccaatatgaatgaattcagtgtagtgggatgtggctgcaatatgaatgaattcagtgtagtgggctgtggctccaatatgaatgaattcagtgtagtgggatgtggctgcaatataaatgaattcagtgtagtgggatgtggctccaatatgaatgaattcagtgtagtggggtgtggctccaatatgaatgaattcagtgtaatgGGATGTGGcggcaatatgaatgaattcagtgtagtgtgatgtggctccaatatgaatgaattcagtgtagtgggatgtggctccaatattaatatattcagtgtagtgggatgtggctccaatatgaattaattcagtgtagtggggtgtggctccaatatgaatgaattcagtatAGTGGGATGTgactccaatatgaatgaattcagtgtagtgggaggtggctccaatatgaatgaattcagtgtaatgggatgtggctccaatatgaatgaattcagtgtagtgggatgtggctccaatatgaatgaattcagtgtagtgggatgtggctccaatatgaaggaattcagtgtagtgggatgtggttCCAATTTGaaggaattcagtgtagtgggatgtggctgcaaaaTGAATTaattcagtgcagtggggtgtggctccaatatgaatgaattcagtgtagtgggaggtggctccaatattaattaattcagtgtagtgggatgtggctccaatatgaatgaattcagtgcagtggggtgtggctccaatatgaatgaattcagtgcagtggggtgtggctccaatatgaatgaattcagtgtagtgggatgtggctgcaatatgaatgaattcagtgtagtgggatgtggctccaatatgaatgaattcagtgtagtgggatgtggctccaatattaatatattcagtgtagtgggatgtggctccaatatgaatgaattcagtgtagtggggtgtggctccaatatgaatgaattcagtatagtgggatgtggctccaatatgaatgaattcagtgtagtgggaggtggctccaatatgaatgaattcagtgtagtgggatgtggctccaatatgaatgaattcagtgtagtgggatgtggctccaatatgaatgaattcagtgtagtgggatgtggctccaatatgaatgaattcagtgtagtgggatgtggctccaatatgaaggaattcagtgtagtgggatgtggttCCAATTTGaaggaattcagtgtagtgggatgtggctgcaaaatgaatgaattcagtgcagtggggtgtggctccaatatgaatgaattcagtgtagtgggaggtGACTCCAATATTAaataattcagtgtagtgggatgtggctccaatatgaatgaattcagtgcagtggggtgtggctccaatatgaatgaattcagtgcagttgggtgtggctccaatatgaatgaattcagtgtagtgggatgtggctccaatatgaatgaattcagtgtagtgggatgtggctccaatatgaatgaattcagtgtagtgggatgtggctccaatatgaatgaattcagtgtagtgggatgtggctccaatatgaatgaattcagtgtagtgggatgtggctccaatatgaatgaattcagtgtagtgggatgtagctccaatatgaatgaattcagtgcagtggggtgtggctccaatatgaatgcatttagtgtagtgggatgtggctccaatatgaatgaattcagtgtagtgggaggtggctccaatatgaatgaattcagtgtagtgggacgtggctccaatatgaatgaattcagtgtagtgggatgtggctccaatgtgaatgaattcagtgtagtgggaggtggctccaatatgaatgaattcagtgtagtgggatgtggctccaatatgaatgaaagtgtagtgggatgtggctccagtatgaatgaattcagtgtagtgggatgtggctccaatatgaaggaattcagtgtagtgggatgtggctgcaaaatgaatgaattcagtgcagtggggtgtggctccactatgaatgaattcagtgtagtgggatgtggctccaatattcatatattcagtgtagtgggatgtggctccaatatgaatgaattcagtgtagtgggatgtggctccaatatgaatgaattcagtgcagtgggatgtggctgcaaaatgaatgaattcagtgcagtggggtgtggctccaatatgaatgaattcagtgtagtgggatgtggctccaatatgaatgaattcagtgtagtgggctgtggctccaatatgaatgaatgcagtgtagtgggatgtggctgcaatatgaatgaattcagtgtagtgggatgtggctccaatatgaatgaattcagtgtagtgggatgtggctccaatatgaatgaattcagtgcagtggggtgtggctccaatatgaatgaattcaatgTAGTGGGATTTGGCTCCAATATGaaggaattcagtgtagtgggatgtggctgcaaaatgaatgaattcagtgcagtggggtgtggctccaatatgaatgaattcagtgtagtgggatgtggctccaatatgaatgaattcagtgtagtgggatgtggctccaatatgaatgaattcaatgTAGTGGGATTTGGCTCCAATATGaaggaattcagtgtagtgggatgtggctgcaaaatgaatgaattcagtgcagtggggtgtggctccaatatgaatgaattcagtgtagtgggatgtggctccaatattaatatattcagtgtagtgggatgtggctccaatatgaatgaattcagtgtagtgggatgtggctccaatatgaatgaattcagtgtagtgggatgtggctccaatatgaatgaattcagtgtagtgggatgtggttccaatatgaaggaattcagtgtagtgggatgtggctccaatatgaataaattcagtgtagtgggaggtggctccaatatgaatgaattcagtgtagtgggatgtggctccaatatgaattaattcagtgtagtgggaggtggctccaatatgaatgaattcagtttagtgggatgtggctccaatttgaatgaattcagtgtagtgggatgtggctccaatatgaaggaattcagtgtagtgggatgtggctccaatatgaaggaattcagtgtagtgggatgtggctgcaaaatgaatgaattcagtgcagtggggtgtggctccaatatgaatgaattcagtgtagtgggatgtggctccaatattaatatattcagtgtagtgggatgtggctccaatatgaatgaattcagtgtagtgggatgtggctccaatatgaatgaattcagtgcagtggggtttggctccaatatgaattaattcagtgtagtggggtgtggctccaatattaatatattcagtgtagtgggatgtggctgcaaaatgaatgaattcagtgcagtggggtgtggctccaatatgaatgaattcagtgtagtgggatgtggctccaatattaatatattcagtgtagtgggatgtggctccaatatgaatgaattcagtgtagtgggatgtggctccaatatgaatgaattcagtgcagtggagtgtggctccaatatgaatgaattcagtgtagtgggatgtggctccaatatgaatgaattcagtgtagtgggctgtggctccaatatgaatgaattcagtgtagtgggatgtggctgcaatatgaatgaattcagtgtagtgggatgtggctccaatattaatgaattcagtgtagtgggatgtggctccaatatgaatgaattcagtgcagtggggtgtggctccaatatgaatgcattcagtgcagtggggtgtggctccaatatgaatgaattcagtgtagtgggatgtggctccaatattaatatattcagtgtagtgggatgtggctccaatatgaatgaattcagtgtagtgggatgtggctgcaaaaTGAACgaattcagtgcagtggggtgtggctccaatatgaatgaattcagtgtagtgggatgtggctccaatattaatatattcagtgtagtgggatgtggctccaatatgaatgaattcagtgtagtgggatgtggctccaatatgaatgaattcagtgcagtggggtgtggctccaatatgaatgaattcagtgtagtgggatgtggctccaatatgaatgaattcagtgtagtgggctgtggctccaatatgaatgaattcagtgtagtgggatgtggctgcaatatgaatgaattcagtgtagtgggatgtggctccaatattaatgaattcagtgtagtgggatgtggctctaatatgaatgaattcagtgcagtggggtgtggctccaatatgaatgcattcagtgcagtggggtgtggctccaatatgaatgaattcagtgtagtgggaggtggctccaatatgaatgaattcagtgtagtgggatgtggctccaatatgaatgaattcagtgtagtgggaggtggctccaatatgaatgaattcagtgtagtgggatgtggctccaatatgaattaaTTCAATATAGTGGGATTTGGCTCCAATATGAAGGAATTC encodes:
- the LOC123484301 gene encoding rho GDP-dissociation inhibitor 3-like, encoding MLGLDVCEFGGQVLELLWLTMCYQGLMADMEDKPVGEEEDETDLNYTPPAQKTLQEIQELDKDDESLRKYKQTLLGAGPVVGDPTIPNLQVTRLTLMCDQAPGPITMDLSGKYHSFIPGPITMEVSGKYHSFIPGPITMDLSGKYHSFIPGPITMDLS